The genomic region CGCCCCCTACGAGAATCATCGTGTCAGGACCACTTCCCACGTTCCAGCGAGGAATCGAAATGTTCAGTAGGCTATTTgcatttaatgaatggttacagtcttggtgtcaagaacagaaaataccatttgttgataattggaatgttttctgggagcgTTCTAGGCTCTACCGTTACAATGGCCTGCACCCAAGCAgagctggagcagcagtcctctcggacaacatatccaggacactgcgcaccatctgactggtaagttATTCCTCAGATTACATCtataatagctactgttcaactcgccagactaatacaagttcacacatagctcgtcatatagaaactgtgtctgttccccaaTTAGTGAGATTAAAGGATACATTTGTTAATAACTCTCGAAATAATCTTATCACAATTAAACCTGAAAAAGGccaaaaaagtaaagaaaaacaatttcttaaatTTGGGCTTCTaaacattagatcccttgcaccggAAGCactttttattaatgaaatgacCTCAGATTATGACGCACTCTGTCTTACTGAatcctggcttagaccaaatgaatacattggcctaaatgagtctactccatcaggatattcatataagcatgagccccgtcagatggaggtggtgttgcaaccatccataataattctcttactgttactcagaaaacaggacccaggctTAACTCATTcgaagtgcttgtccttaatgttgcactctcagacatgcataaaaaatccctactatatcttgctctggccaccgtgtatagaCCCCCAGGGCCCTACAGtgagttttcacatttactctcagatcttttgatcagttttgacaaagtgttaattgtaggagactttaacattcatgtagacagTGCTAACAATGCGTTAggactcatcgttttaatcatacactagacttaggtatatcacatgggactgatgtttcTGGTATAaccgttctacctcaaagcgatgacatcacagaccatcacctcttaatgtacactctacctgtagaacatattagacaggTCTCTCCAGgttataaacttggtagaactataactcaGACCACTatagacagatttacaaacaatctgccagatgtgtctcaacttcttactagatccctaaatgcagatgatctagatgaagtaaccaacagcataggcactatttttaccagcacactagacactgttgcccccatccgactaaaaaaggtcagagataaaacacctgcaccatggtacaatagtcatactcacgccctctagagagcaacccgtaaccttgaccgaaagtggagaaaaaccaaattagaagtttttagaattgcgtttTTAGAAttgctctaaaagctgctagggctgtgaatctgagcaatctgatagaaataaaccagaacaatcccagattcttatttagtacagtggctaaactaacaaagcatcagattCCTGGAGAGattatttcagcacagtttagtagtgaggactaaaaaaattgatagtatcaggaacaaaatatcggatgttcaacctttgatggcatccggtgatccagaccagcctatagctccacacttaaagctacaatgctttaccagcatagggcaggaagagctagttaaacttatcaccacggctaaatcaacaacgtgttggttagatccaattccaactagattgctgaaagaagtgatacatgcagctggacagcctcttctcaatattattaactcctcgttatatctaggtcatgtcccaaaatctcttaagttagcagttattaagcctcttcttaagaaaccgaaactagaccctgatgaaatatcaaattacagaccgatttcaaaccttccgtttatatcaaaaatattagaaaaggtggtgtcagcccaattatgctccttcctacaggaaaacaacatccttgaagaatttcagtcaggttttaggccccatcatagtacagaaactgcactaattaaaattacaaatgacttgcttttagcttcggaccaaggctgcatctcgattttagtcctgcttgatcttagtgctgcattccacactatagatcataatattctcatagatcgcttacaaaatcacataggtatgcagggacaggcattaaaatggtttagatcctacctgtctgatcgataccactttgtagatttaaatggagaactgtccagtgtagtgccagtgaaatatggggtcccacaaggttcagttttaggacctctgcttttcttggtatacatgcttccattgggtaaaatcattagaaggcatgggattagtttccattgttatgcctatgatacccagttatatatttcatcaaaactagagaaatatctaatttgtctagactaactgagtgtgttaaagatattagagattggatgaccgataattttctattactaaattctgataagacagagatattacttattggcccaaaaaccagtacacagaagctctcgtaattcagcttgcatctagaaggatgcactgttactactagctcaatagtgaaagacctgggtgtaatattagacagcaacttatcctttgaaaatcatatatccaatatcacaaaaacagccttcttccatcttagaaatattgccaagcttaggaacattttatctgtatctgatgcagaaaaactagttcatgcattcatgacctccagactggactattgtaatgcattactaggtggttgtcctgcatcttcaataaacaagctacagttagtccagaatgcagccgccagagttcttaccaggtcaagaaaatataatgatataaccccaatattatcatccttGCACTGgttacctgttaagtttagaattgactataaattagctctactttcgtacaaggctctaattggtttagctcccacgtatctctccagtcttctaacacgttacaatccaccacgctctttaagattgCAGAATTgtggacttctagtagttcccagaatatcaaagtccacaaaagggggttaAACATAAGTGTAGAATGACTCAGTGACTTACCCAACATGCATCTTTATTCCCCTGCTTGTTTCCTGCACACAGCATGTCGACAGTAATGTTAGGTTTGCTGTTGTAGTAGCAGTTACACAGTTCCCTGTCTATCACCGTCACCTCCACCTCTTGCAGGGTGTCACTGGATTTTGGAGTTTCTATCTTAGTGGTTCCCCACCCACTCACTACACATTTTGTCCCTGCTGGGATGTCTTTGCCCGATTTGGGAATCGTCCTcacttccacttttttttttttaagctggaCTTTGCTCTGGAGCTGGAAAAAAATAGCATAAAATTGTCTTATGGAAAGTTTTTGAAAATTTGTTTTCTAGAAAATCTGTGCAAGAATGTTCTTTACCTTCAGGAGCATGATGTCATCAACCTTAGTTTTATTGCTGAAGGTTTCAGGGATGTGAAAGCTCAGGACGTTGACCCGTTGAGCAGTTTTCATGTCCTTTTTCAGAGAGTGAGCACCGACGAGCACTGCCATTGTTTTAAGTTTGTAAAGACTGAAACAAAGTATGAAAGTGgttaaaataagaataatgtAAATTAGATTCACTCCAAGAAAAAAGGTGTTCAGGGTTAAGAGTTTCCAAGCAATGGGTTTTGACCTGTCATGAGAGAAACTCACATTGTCCTCTTTTGTTTCAGCCAGTAATTTTACAATGTATACCAACATCAAGTGATTCTGACTCAGTGGAATGAGTCGAGaaaacaaatatgaaaataCACCTAAACATGATCTAACTAActgcatatgaatttaatagaGTGACATGAGAGTGACATTACATAGCTGTGCAAGTTATACACTTCTATAACTGACAAGTTACAATAgccatattttaaatatatctatAATTTAAAACGTAGAGCGCTACTTAAGGTCATTTGGGGTTATTTACCCAAATGTTCAAGACATTCTGTgctttatctatctatatccGAGCTGGTGGTACAGCTTTTGTACAAGGTCATGTTCAAGGCCGTAAAGTATGTAAATTTAAAGCTTTTAAGGTCATTTAAAGCTTTTAAGGTCATTTTcactcttcagtgtttataataatttataatcacactctctggtctcacccaaatgaggattagggtcccttttgagtctggttcctctcaaggtttctacctcataccatctaagggagtttttccttgccacagtcgcctcaggctcgctcactagtgatgattttgtctaacatctaggacttttgtactatgtttcttgtgttctgtaaagctgctttgagacaatgtccattgttaaaaatgctatacaaataaaattgaattgaaattgagtTGCATAAAGACAGTGAAGTATTTATTTCAGAACATTAGAACAGAATGAagcatttttgtaaaaaaaaaaaaaattgcatacgCTTTGCAGTGTGCAGCCGACAGAACCCACTCCTGATGAATAAGAGTTCCTCCACAGATGTGAAAATTCTCGATCTGGACTGAGACCATCCATGGTTTGGGTTTTGTGACCTCTCTGCCTCCTATGATAAAACTTCCTGAGCAAGCTATAATGAATGGAATGGGAATGAGTGGCATTGCAGAGACAGAAAATGACTCAGTTAGCAGATTTAAATAATAACCAGAAGAATTTTACCTGTTGCTTGCAACAAGGcgagaagcagaagaagtgaTGACTGTTGAACATGCATGGTGAGCTGTTATCGCGGGTTATGTGGACTGGATAATAAGTAGTGAAAGCAAAGCACTGAGGATGAGGCAAAGACTCTAGAGGAAACTGTGAGTCGTTTGTGGTCAGCATTGTGGGTGCAGATACCCTCAGGGATATAGACGCGTTCCACGTGGGcttttgatgtgatgtgatgcatGCAGCTTGCACAAAACACACCCAAGTACAATATGTGTGAAGTTTCAAACcatcaacagtaaaaaaaaaaaaagatcacaaaTCACACTTTAAAATCTATTATGACTGAGTGACCTGTAGTAAACAGTTTGGTAACAGAAACCACAGTTACATTATGCTTCATTATTTTTTGGCCAGCCTAACACTGTGCTCATTATTAAAATCCATTTCATGGTCCAAACCAGAgtctaaaaaacaaaatattttttgccTAGAATTGAGAGGGGTTGAATGGTACCTGAAGAACCTGCAGAAAGTTCCCTAACTTAAAAAAAAGCCCTTTTTTTCACATGGGGGAACATTTTATGATTCTATTATGGAACTATTCCTATGAGAATTGTACAATGACCCCTTTTAGCAAGAAGGCTAAAGAAGTGAAGAACATTTAACTATCAAACCAGTCACTGAAAAACTTTTCTAAGAAACAAAGAGCACATAAGTATTAAAagaatggctaaaaaaaaatacttgaaGAATGCATGAATGTAAGAAAATCATTTGAGTCATCAAGAAGACTTTTTTACATAGTACCGAACACTTAAATATCAAAGGAACAACTGAAGAACCTTTTCTCCAGAAGAAGGAGGGTTCTAAGAACACTTAGATATCAGACGATTCACTGAAGAGGCTTTTTATAAGAAGTAGAAACTTTTTGAAAAACAACTATTGAACTCCCCTTCATTAAATTATGGACTGGTGAGGGGTTTCAATGATATGAAGAACTTTTTAACCATCGAAACATCCATGAAGAACCCTTTTCTCTAAGAGTGTATCAGAAAGAGTTCTAAAGATGTGGAAAACACTGAATTGTCCCTTGAAGAAACTGaaaagaacccttgaagaaccaTTTCTCTACAAGCAATCTAAAAGATCATCAAAATAACCCTTAAAGAACCATTTCCTCAAAAGTAAtctaaaaaatcattaaaaactatGCAGAATACAAGCATCATGTCAAAATGTATTAAGGTTGCACGCAATAAACAGAATGGTTTCAGTGGTATGACGCTAATAATGAATTAAGTGAATGAAATGGAGTAAGTGAAGAAGCCAGGCCATGTGTGACATGTGATATATTACATCATTTCCCCCTTTTCCATCACCCGTCTCATTAAACCCTGGATGAGAGGATGCTCCATATGTCATGGGAGGCAAAAGGTAAAGCTTACAAGAAATCTCACCACAGGGAGCACAAAGTCCCCCTGCGCTAAGACAGATCAAAGTGGAGTGGAACCCAGCAGCACCTACTTATCACACCTCTGATAATGATGTGAAAGCTGCAAAGCAGAAAAGCAGTAAATTCACTCTGCTGCACAGCCTGGCTCACTGATGTGTGAAGCTCAGCAGGAAGGAGAAAAAAGGCCAATAAACCTCATCAGATAATCAAAGAGATCACAATGGCACAGTTTACACTCTGCCcatgagatttaaaaaatgtgtgtatgtgcagtgcAGGCGGTGTGGAGCAGAGAAtttgagtaaaaaaataaaacaaatatctttaaattaaatattttatttatttatttatttatttttcattattaatataGCTCTTATGTGGAAACTACGAAAAAGGcatatttgcatgtgtgtgtgtgtgtgtgtgtgtgtgggtgggcgTGACAACATGGCACCTAAACTGACGCCTCTAGAAATCTTTACATGCAAAATGTTCCCATGAGAGTTTAACTAATCTCAAGCAACTTCTTGGTAATTACCCACAAAGACATTTTTTATAAATTCTGGGTCTAAACCTGATAGATTTGTTGGATTAACAATTTACTGAA from Hemibagrus wyckioides isolate EC202008001 linkage group LG18, SWU_Hwy_1.0, whole genome shotgun sequence harbors:
- the LOC131368795 gene encoding granzyme K-like, producing the protein MHVQQSSLLLLLALLQATACSGSFIIGGREVTKPKPWMVSVQIENFHICGGTLIHQEWVLSAAHCKALYKLKTMAVLVGAHSLKKDMKTAQRVNVLSFHIPETFSNKTKVDDIMLLKLQSKVQLKKKKVEVRTIPKSGKDIPAGTKCVVSGWGTTKIETPKSSDTLQEVEVTVIDRELCNCYYNSKPNITVDMLCAGNKQGNKDACWGDSGGPLECQKSIVGLVSGGNGCGNPKKPGVYTLLSKRHISWINKTLKKHSNITEV